The Carassius gibelio isolate Cgi1373 ecotype wild population from Czech Republic chromosome B5, carGib1.2-hapl.c, whole genome shotgun sequence genome segment CCTTGGGACTAAAGGGATCCCTTCCTTATTTTTTGAacttattaaaactaattttaactGCAATGATATTCATCATTTGTATTTATGCTTTTCTCATTCACGGCAGCTTTAAATTGTGAAGATGGTTTACATTCGCTTATCTTGTTTTACTCTCTCACAGAGCCTTCACCTCTGAACTCTCCTGGCAAGGTGGTTACTGGAACGACAGACGCTGAGGAGGCGTCTCGTCTGCTTGCAGAACGCAGACGTCTGGCCAGAGTTCTGAAGGAACAGGAGGAGAAACAACGCAGGGAATTGGAGGAGCAGGAAAAGTATGCGTGTGTATGACTGATGCTGTATTTCTGTGAACTAGTGTACAAAGCGTTCAGTGCTTGTCGAACATGACTCAGACATTTCTAATGAGTATGCGTTGCATAACTGTGTTAACAAATGTTTTGGAATCTTGTGCTAGAAATTGTAATCTGTGGGGTTTCTGCCAGTTtttcaattcaaatgtatttgtaaagAACTTAAAAAACCACAAAGTATCACAATGCTGCACAATTATGAGTCTGAAAGGTATCTAAtgaaaagacagaaataaaagatcatttaaaattttaaatgcatgaaaaagGGATTTGAATACTTTGCCAGAGAGACGTTTGAATGTCGCGTGAATACAAGAGTGAGATTTTGGTGATAAAAGACACCAGAGTGACGTGTTGTGATGAGGCTGTGTTGGTCTGTGTCATTTTCAGAATAAAGAGTGAGCAGATTAAGAAGAGGCAGCTGGAGGAAAGAGCTCGACAAGAAGAGAAAGCTCGTCAAGCTAATGAGGAGAAATGTAGACAAGAGCAAGAACGGAAGAAGAGAGAGCAAGAAGAGAAAAAACAGAAGGAGAAGGAGCTTCAGGCTCAGATGGAGAAAGAGGTCAGAAGATTTAAAGTGAAATTAGCCTTTTAAGTCACTGGACCAAAATGCATTAGCTTGCTCTAAACTTCTGAAGCATGTAGAATCCTGTTTCAAGGCCAACAACAAACAATGACAATAAATCATTTTACATGGGTCCCAAATTTATTTTCACtcattatcctttttttttactcCACTCTTCTAAATATTCAATTTCTCCGCAAGAAGTATGAAGGAATCAAGTAATAAGGCCAAGTACATACTGCAGTTAAATATGGTTCTAAATCTGAACTGCTCATATCTATATCAGTCTTTTTATCAGTTGATCTGTCTGTAGATCCCTATCCTTcagttgtgtctgtgtgtttaataGAAAGTGGAGGCAGAGATTCGTGCTCAAAAGGATGCTGAGCGTCAGCGGCAGGAGAGAGAGCTTTTCAAACAGCAGGAGGAGCAGGAAAGACAACAACGAAAAAAGGTAACGACCAGCAGCAAGCCACCCCTAGTGAAACATAAACatcctaaaatgtatttgaaatacatttatttcatgctactTATTTATGTGCTCAATAAAAAATTGCACCCTGCCTGTAATTGTACTTTTTGAATAAAAAGCTGGAATACTTAAAATCTGCATATTTTGTACTTTAATGCACTTCAATTGTGCCGAGGTCTAAAAGATAGATATACTGATGTATATTTGAGTGTGctgaagtggaactattgcaataTACTTTAGTTACACTTTAAATGTCTTGCATATTGATATTATACAGGGATCATACAATCCTTAATAATACTGatattaaaatactatatatattaagaaataataattataattaactaTAATATATCAGTAAGTCATAAGTGAAGtcaataaatatgtataatataatataatataaaaaaatatccataGAAAATACTAAAATGTGCTTAAATTGTGTTCTGCAGAGAATTGACGAAATAATGAAGAGAACCAGGAAGAGTGATGGTGAGATGAAGGTATTAAAACTGAAGGAAACAAACTGTTCAGTATCTTCAGTGAGCTGAATAAAGTATGTGTACTACACTGTACATTGGTAAAGTGTTACTCATCATACAAAAAAGCAGTTAAGTTAGACTTGTAGAGCTGAGACAAATACCTGCATGGATTAACATCCACGTGAACGGGGCGTAAATACCCCTTTTTGTGTTAAGTAAAAAAAGTAGAGCGTAAATGATTGCTCTGAAAGGTAAAGTAACAGAATGACCTGATATTCACACAGAGAGAGGACAGCCCAGAGCCCTTGTCTCCTGTCTCCCACCCCATCTCTCCTCCAGGTACGACTCACTATGTCAGTAGCAACATCTTGAAGTATTATTGGGTGTTTTTTCTATGTGGCTATCCTTAGAAATGATACCCGTGCATTGAGGGTTGCCTGTTTTGTGAATGCATCTAAAAGTGTTCACTACTGCCAGTCATCGTCCGTTTGAGACTGTTCTCACCCTAGAGGCAAATGTGTATATACTGCTAATGCATCAGGCCAGCCCTGCTGGTGTTTTTCCATCGCTGCAGTATCTGCAGCAGCTGCAGGAGAGGGCAGCAGGGGATCGGATTCTGTCAAAGGTTGTGTTCAAGGTGATCTATTCAAAGTCTGCACTGACTATATTTAGTCTGCTCCCCATTAAGATGCAATCATTTGTGTGGTTTTTGAATATATTGGGTGTTTTAGAAAGATGTGTTTGTGACACAATGCACATAATGAAtcacaaaatacaaaaacaaccaGTGTACAAAATGTTCAGTTCAGTTGTCTTGCCATCACTAGATGTCTCGAATGTgacttatatatttataatatgttaAGAAATGTTTTGCAGTCTTGGGCTAGAGGAATATCTACTACTAGTGAAATTTTATTTACACTATAATActtagaaaggatgcattaaattgaactaAAGTGGCAGTAAATATGTGTTACAGTaatatgtatttcaaaataaaaatgattcccTGAACTATTCATTCATCAAGGAACCATGAAAAcagtgtatcatggtttccacaaaaaatattaagcagcacaactgtttttaacctTGATGATAAGAAGATGTGTTTCTTGAGGACCAAATCAGCcaattagaaagatttctgaacaCTAAGTTTTgctattacaggaataaattacattttaaaatatattaaagaaaaaaggtgttttaaattgtaatgatatttaataaaaaacataaaaaaacaataaacaacttaacaaaatatatgtaatatatacagtatgtgtttttgtcttaagttcttttaaaaaaatgtgtgcctTTGACATCTGTTAAAACATTTGCAGACTAATATCAATCTTAAAATATTATTCACTATCATAACTGTCCAACGCACCTTTCTTCTCAGGTCGTAACCATTTGATCTCAAATTCTCAAGTCAAATCTCAGGCCAGCTCCATTCAGACAACATCTGTGCACGGCCAGACCGACAAACAGGAGAGTCCAGGGAAACGACCAGAGAATGGACATGCGAATGAACAGATGAACTCACCTGCTCACATGCCATCAAAAAATCCCTTCTTGAACACCCATGTGAACATGAACTCTGCTGCGGGTAAAACACAAGAGAAAGAAAAGGTAAGTGAAGAGAATGCCAAGACTATTAGACAAGAGAGCAAAGAGGTAAAGACCCAAAGTTTACAAATGAAGGAGGAGATAAAGCGAGAAGACGCATCAGCAGCAAAGGTGCAGGTAACCCCGCTGAAGAGCTCGCCTGAAAACACAGTAGCAAATATTAAGAGTATTGTGATGACAGACAATAAATCCCAAGTGAAAGCGCCTGCAAATACTCCCACTCACAACAACCTGACCAATGGAAAAAGCCAAACTATCACTCAGGTGGTCAAACAGGAGGCCAATATCCAAGTGAAAACACCTGATTCTGTACAAATGAATGGACAGGCCACAGCTCAGGGACCCAAGAAGGAAATCACTGTGAAGAAGTCTGACATCCCTCATGCTAATGGACAGGGGAGCTCAACGGTAACTGTCCCGCAAGCAAAGACTGTCCCTCAGGCTGGTGGACATATGATAACACAGAAACCAAAGGAGAGTGGGAACGACGAGCCGCCCTCTTCATTGACCCCATTGTCAGAGTCCAAACCCCCTCTGCCTCTTATTCGTCTGGAGGGGAAGAGCGGAGCGGCAGATGAAGTGCAGTACATGGAAGTTAGGTGAGTACATATCCTGTACACTTGACTGCCCTACACCGACCAGGTAGGAACTACATCCCAGTAAGACAAAaggttaaaaaatctttaaaaaaagagagaataaaatgttttttcacaCATTTATCCACAGCAACCTGACATATCCTATATTACTATATGCAATGTAATCATTATTGAGACCTGGTTTATACAAGacagtatatatactgtacagaaaAAAGTACTGTAACATAGTTATGtaagaaagtatatatatatatatatatatatatatatatatatatatatatatatatatatatatgtgtgtgtgtgtgtgtgtgtgtgtgtgtgtgtatatatatatatatatatatatatatatgtgtgtgtgtgtgtgtatatatattacaaaatacattcatatacttaaatgtataaatcCCATATCCAGTCGAAAATCCAGTCTAGCATATTTATTAgcagtaaaaatacatttcataatgtaaattacaattaaattctGTAATTTGTATCTTTGGTATGCAATTCATTATTCTGATTGGAGATTGACCCATTATCAGTATTTGGATAAGGCCTTACTATCTCGAAGTACCTTAAATTTACTGGGTATTTTGTGGTCTTCTTTGTATTCTCAGCCCCGTTTCAAAGGAGGAACTCATTTCCATCCCAGAATTCACGCCAGTGAACTCTCCCCAGCAGAATGGAATGAGTAACATGCGTGCTCTTGAGGACCTGTTGGATCTGACCGGACAAGTGGCTTATCCCAGACTCTCTCCTGCTGCCAGCCTGGGCGACTGCAACAAGAATCTAATAGAAGGGATCTGTAGCCCTGGAGCCGACTCGAAACTCATTCCCACCAACCCTCCAGCCTCTGACAAACACCACGTACAATAATGGTACaagttctaaataaaaatatgaatttctttgataaaaaaaaaaagttactgacaCTGGAGTTTTGAACTATTAATTCCTCACAAGTCTAGTAAGTTCCAAATAGATTTATGTCCAAGTaaatttttgttcatattttgttCATATCTGTTTTGTCATCATAAACACATATTTTCCTCTATTTACCAGGTAATGTGACAGACCACATTTGTGAAGCTGACTGCAGTGGGATAACTGCTCATCtcttttaacagaaaagaaaagaaagtggaAATAAAGGAAGAAAATACTCCTGGGCATAAGCGCAAAATTTGTCTGTCTGGTTTCAGTGTTGCCCTAATTAAAAATGATGTCCTTCTGCCTTTAATCTTTACAGCACAAAAACCTAGTGTATTGTGTTCACCAaacgtgtgtgttgtgtgtatgtttatatacGTACAGATGTGGATGGCTAAAATTGCTGGGAAGAGGGTTTGGACATAATACTTTGAAGGTATCTTATGCCAGAGTTCAACATTTTCCAATGACATTGTCATTATTGGATAGAGACAGAACACTGATTGGTTACACTCATATTTTAGGAAGCATAACTGTATGAAGTAATACTTAGTGTGAAATATTAACTCTTTATAGTTAGAATACATGATAAAAGATTTCTTTGCCAGTTGACCTGCTCTCTCAGTATTATTATGAACTGTTTTGTTGAGGAATTGCTGTGTATTTTAATCTCAACTAACATCTGCATTGCATCACACTGTATTAAACCCCCAGTTTGCTATGAAATGCTTGTACCGCAGGACATTAGCACATTAGAGAAATATGAACATCAGTGAATACAgcatgttattataaaaataattaatggcAGTAAGCCCATTTTAAAGCCCTAGTTTACCAGTAATTAGTCTCATATTCTTCCTCTGGTGTCATCATTGTGCTTAACAATGTAGTTTCAGTCTCAGAAGTTCTTTTGACAAATGTTAACCAGTTATATTGGAGTCCTGACTTTATTCCTTAACACTGAAGAAGTGTTGTGGTCCAAACCAAAAACCCATTGATATTCTTTAACTTACCTGAACACTTCATTAGTCTATGGGTGAAGCAGGTATACATGTGTTTGGAGTGGGTGGGTATGAGAGTTGACAGCTTTGTTGTTTGTTATATATAGTGTGGATGCACAAAAAAAAGCTTACTTGAAAAACTGTTTAATTAGCCTGCAGGGAACTTCTAAACTTCTCCAAGTGTCTCAGCTTCAATCTCTAAATACAGTACAACAGTGACTTCAAGTTGTGATTACTGTAGATGATGTGCATGGTGGCATGAGCATCAAGCCATAATTATATGCCTAGAAATAAACCAATAAACTGTCTTTACCAGTTTATGTGTCTCCAGTACTTGATGG includes the following:
- the map7d2a gene encoding MAP7 domain-containing protein 2a isoform X3; its protein translation is MTSPLTPEKRPQINSHGSPTYQKTNQGSPSPKHTDALTPPTVTEKKTQTNGHASPSRHPPNTNALAGKQYMEGYLKTDDRMRLAKERREEREKSLAAREQAIKEKERRAQLQYEKTVEERWKRLEEQRQKEELRRAAVEEKRRQQLEEEKERLETLMRKSLERSLHLENRNKRWAWGPNGTTQGDWENAPPPLSAASALSHDLAAPSPAAIESGNVPSSPHRLPYRGSPSRRRNNPVPTEESSRALSAPNTPKKERLRRERRTGSPATGSPVRRAKSPADVTRRSASPATPKLLPKSRTQSPCTVRQYPPSPMKHRPATPVSDSNRKTEDKQAEDIRSQDPKEGRSLKTEINPNRSPNSESPDKEPKMETSVSSTPPPERRTIKIENHINGSKEKKSAVLENQQKKDEKVETPEKKNSKSNCNDVTAEPSPLNSPGKVVTGTTDAEEASRLLAERRRLARVLKEQEEKQRRELEEQEKIKSEQIKKRQLEERARQEEKARQANEEKCRQEQERKKREQEEKKQKEKELQAQMEKEKVEAEIRAQKDAERQRQERELFKQQEEQERQQRKKRIDEIMKRTRKSDGEMKREDSPEPLSPVSHPISPPGRNHLISNSQVKSQASSIQTTSVHGQTDKQESPGKRPENGHANEQMNSPAHMPSKNPFLNTHVNMNSAAGKTQEKEKVSEENAKTIRQESKEVKTQSLQMKEEIKREDASAAKVQVTPLKSSPENTVANIKSIVMTDNKSQVKAPANTPTHNNLTNGKSQTITQVVKQEANIQVKTPDSVQMNGQATAQGPKKEITVKKSDIPHANGQGSSTVTVPQAKTVPQAGGHMITQKPKESGNDEPPSSLTPLSESKPPLPLIRLEGKSGAADEVQYMEVSPVSKEELISIPEFTPVNSPQQNGMSNMRALEDLLDLTGQVAYPRLSPAASLGDCNKNLIEGICSPGADSKLIPTNPPASDKHHVQ
- the map7d2a gene encoding MAP7 domain-containing protein 2a isoform X1 gives rise to the protein MAENTVNTAVSTTTAVTKVMTSPLTPEKRPQINSHGSPTYQKTNQGSPSPKHTDALTPPTVTEKKTQTNGHASPSRHPPNTNALAGKQYMEGYLKTDDRMRLAKERREEREKSLAAREQAIKEKERRAQLQYEKTVEERWKRLEEQRQKEELRRAAVEEKRRQQLEEEKERLETLMRKSLERSLHLENRNKRWAWGPNGTTQGDWENAPPPLSAASALSHDLAAPSPAAIESGNVPSSPHRLPYRGSPSRRRNNPVPTEESSRALSAPNTPKKERLRRERRTGSPATGSPVRRAKSPADVTRRSASPATPKLLPKSRTQSPCTVRQYPPSPMKHRPATPVSDSNRKTEDKQAEDIRSQDPKEGRSLKTEINPNRSPNSESPDKEPKMETSVSSTPPPERRTIKIENHINGSKEKKSAVLENQQKKDEKVETPEKKNSKSNCNDVTAEPSPLNSPGKVVTGTTDAEEASRLLAERRRLARVLKEQEEKQRRELEEQEKIKSEQIKKRQLEERARQEEKARQANEEKCRQEQERKKREQEEKKQKEKELQAQMEKEKVEAEIRAQKDAERQRQERELFKQQEEQERQQRKKRIDEIMKRTRKSDGEMKREDSPEPLSPVSHPISPPGRNHLISNSQVKSQASSIQTTSVHGQTDKQESPGKRPENGHANEQMNSPAHMPSKNPFLNTHVNMNSAAGKTQEKEKVSEENAKTIRQESKEVKTQSLQMKEEIKREDASAAKVQVTPLKSSPENTVANIKSIVMTDNKSQVKAPANTPTHNNLTNGKSQTITQVVKQEANIQVKTPDSVQMNGQATAQGPKKEITVKKSDIPHANGQGSSTVTVPQAKTVPQAGGHMITQKPKESGNDEPPSSLTPLSESKPPLPLIRLEGKSGAADEVQYMEVSPVSKEELISIPEFTPVNSPQQNGMSNMRALEDLLDLTGQVAYPRLSPAASLGDCNKNLIEGICSPGADSKLIPTNPPASDKHHVQ
- the map7d2a gene encoding MAP7 domain-containing protein 2a isoform X4, which codes for MAENTVNTAVSTTTAVTKVMTSPLTPEKRPQINSHGSPTYQKTNQGSPSPKHTDALTPPTVTEKKTQTNGHASPSRHPPNTNALAGKQYMEGYLKTDDRMRLAKERREEREKSLAAREQAIKEKERRAQLQYEKTVEERWKRLEEQRQKEELRRAAVEEKRRQQLEEEKERLETLMRKSLERSLHLENRNKRWAWGPNGTTQVPSSPHRLPYRGSPSRRRNNPVPTEESSRALSAPNTPKKERLRRERRTGSPATGSPVRRAKSPADVTRRSASPATPKLLPKSRTQSPCTVRQYPPSPMKHRPATPVSDSNRKTEDKQAEDIRSQDPKEGRSLKTEINPNRSPNSESPDKEPKMETSVSSTPPPERRTIKIENHINGSKEKKSAVLENQQKKDEKVETPEKKNSKSNCNDVTAEPSPLNSPGKVVTGTTDAEEASRLLAERRRLARVLKEQEEKQRRELEEQEKIKSEQIKKRQLEERARQEEKARQANEEKCRQEQERKKREQEEKKQKEKELQAQMEKEKVEAEIRAQKDAERQRQERELFKQQEEQERQQRKKRIDEIMKRTRKSDGEMKREDSPEPLSPVSHPISPPGRNHLISNSQVKSQASSIQTTSVHGQTDKQESPGKRPENGHANEQMNSPAHMPSKNPFLNTHVNMNSAAGKTQEKEKVSEENAKTIRQESKEVKTQSLQMKEEIKREDASAAKVQVTPLKSSPENTVANIKSIVMTDNKSQVKAPANTPTHNNLTNGKSQTITQVVKQEANIQVKTPDSVQMNGQATAQGPKKEITVKKSDIPHANGQGSSTVTVPQAKTVPQAGGHMITQKPKESGNDEPPSSLTPLSESKPPLPLIRLEGKSGAADEVQYMEVSPVSKEELISIPEFTPVNSPQQNGMSNMRALEDLLDLTGQVAYPRLSPAASLGDCNKNLIEGICSPGADSKLIPTNPPASDKHHVQ
- the map7d2a gene encoding MAP7 domain-containing protein 2a isoform X2 → MAENTVNTAVSTTTAVTKVMTSPLTPEKRPQINSHGSPTYQKTNQGSPSPKHTDALTPPTVTEKKTQTNGHASPSRHPPNTNALADMEGYLKTDDRMRLAKERREEREKSLAAREQAIKEKERRAQLQYEKTVEERWKRLEEQRQKEELRRAAVEEKRRQQLEEEKERLETLMRKSLERSLHLENRNKRWAWGPNGTTQGDWENAPPPLSAASALSHDLAAPSPAAIESGNVPSSPHRLPYRGSPSRRRNNPVPTEESSRALSAPNTPKKERLRRERRTGSPATGSPVRRAKSPADVTRRSASPATPKLLPKSRTQSPCTVRQYPPSPMKHRPATPVSDSNRKTEDKQAEDIRSQDPKEGRSLKTEINPNRSPNSESPDKEPKMETSVSSTPPPERRTIKIENHINGSKEKKSAVLENQQKKDEKVETPEKKNSKSNCNDVTAEPSPLNSPGKVVTGTTDAEEASRLLAERRRLARVLKEQEEKQRRELEEQEKIKSEQIKKRQLEERARQEEKARQANEEKCRQEQERKKREQEEKKQKEKELQAQMEKEKVEAEIRAQKDAERQRQERELFKQQEEQERQQRKKRIDEIMKRTRKSDGEMKREDSPEPLSPVSHPISPPGRNHLISNSQVKSQASSIQTTSVHGQTDKQESPGKRPENGHANEQMNSPAHMPSKNPFLNTHVNMNSAAGKTQEKEKVSEENAKTIRQESKEVKTQSLQMKEEIKREDASAAKVQVTPLKSSPENTVANIKSIVMTDNKSQVKAPANTPTHNNLTNGKSQTITQVVKQEANIQVKTPDSVQMNGQATAQGPKKEITVKKSDIPHANGQGSSTVTVPQAKTVPQAGGHMITQKPKESGNDEPPSSLTPLSESKPPLPLIRLEGKSGAADEVQYMEVSPVSKEELISIPEFTPVNSPQQNGMSNMRALEDLLDLTGQVAYPRLSPAASLGDCNKNLIEGICSPGADSKLIPTNPPASDKHHVQ